From Chloracidobacterium sp., a single genomic window includes:
- a CDS encoding sensor histidine kinase has translation IAQFERHDVEYTLSSWSDFDAIGFVIEGHVVQILENLISNSIYWLDLEKKEHPAFQPKIRIAILSNPTRIIYADNGPGIPKSRRESVFEPFFSTKSSSKSRRQGLGLYIARQCAEMMGGSLSLVDIGKPHENRFNTFQLELKEDVDES, from the coding sequence ATCGCCCAGTTCGAACGTCACGATGTCGAATACACCTTGTCCAGCTGGTCTGATTTTGATGCAATCGGGTTTGTAATTGAGGGCCACGTCGTTCAGATTCTGGAGAATTTGATCAGCAATTCCATCTACTGGCTCGACCTGGAAAAGAAAGAGCACCCTGCATTTCAACCGAAAATTAGAATCGCGATCCTCAGCAATCCGACACGGATCATTTATGCAGACAACGGCCCAGGTATCCCAAAGAGTCGCCGAGAATCCGTGTTTGAACCGTTCTTTTCGACGAAGAGCAGCTCTAAGTCCAGAAGACAGGGCCTAGGACTGTATATCGCCCGACAGTGCGCGGAAATGATGGGCGGCTCGCTGAGTCTGGTCGACATCGGAAAACCGCATGAAAATCGATTTAATACATTTCAACTCGAATTAAAAGAGGACGTCGATGAGTCTTAA